In Scyliorhinus canicula chromosome 18, sScyCan1.1, whole genome shotgun sequence, a single window of DNA contains:
- the LOC119953688 gene encoding proteinase-activated receptor 2-like: MAITYCQRFVLFALIFSTTALCQLKQDPSKFIGRSFPLLKTGSDNQLNESTKSQLTSSVVTVMIPAIYSIILIIGLPANGMALVVLATKVQRLPSTIFLINLAVADLLLILVLPFKISYHLLGNDWLFGEGLCRAMTAFFYGNMYCSILMLTFISIDRYFALVRPFLSKRFRDNGFAVCCCLLIWLIVTASMIPFVTQQQTYLIQDLNVTTCHDVLPRELQSGYFFYYFVCLVVFEFLIPCFVTLFCYVSIIKKLMINNGKYAKAIRAMVLVLIVYLVCFTPSNIILLIHHSEYRLWDSSELYLFYMLCLVLTTFNNCIDPFIYYYISDEFRDKVRSTIFCTAENDGDSGKRTQQFGLTCSS, encoded by the exons ATGGCCATTACATACTGCCAAAGGTTTGTTTTATTTGCACTTATATTCTCAACCACTGCACTCTGCCAGTTGAAACAAG ATCCCTCAAAATTCATTGGGAGAAGTTTCCCCCTTTTGAAAACTGGTTCCGATAATCAGCTGAATGAATCAACAAAGAGTCAGCTGACCAGTTCTGTTGTCACGGTGATGATTCCCGCCATTTACAGCATCATCCTGATCATTGGGCTCCCAGCCAATGGGATGGCTCTTGTAGTCTTGGCCACCAAGGTCCAGCGGTTGCCATCCACCATCTTCCTGATCAACCTGGCCGTCGCCGACCTTCTCCTGATCCTGGTGCTGCCGTTCAAGATCTCCTACCATCTCCTGGGCAACGACTGGCTCTTTGGCGAGGGTCTCTGTCGGGCGATGACCGCCTTCTTCTACGGGAACATGTACTGCTCCATCCTGATGCTCACCTTCATCAGCATCGACAGATACTTCGCTCTGGTGCGTCCATTCCTCTCCAAGCGCTTCAGGGACAATGGGTTTGCTGTTTGTTGTTGTTTGTTGATCTGGTTGATTGTCACAGCCTCCATGATACCGTTTGTCACCCAGCAGCAGACATACCTGATCCAGGACCTGAACGTCACCACCTGCCACGACGTTTTGCCAAGAGAATTGCAGTCCGGTTATTTCTTTTACTACTTTGTGTGTTTAGTCGTGTTTGAGTTCCTTATTCCGTGTTTTGTTACTCTATTCTGCTACGTGTCCATAATCAAAAAGCTGATGATCAATAATGGCAAATATGCGAAAGCCATAAGAGCCATGGTATTGGTGCTGATCGTGTATTTGGTCTGTTTCACTCCCAGTAACATAATCCTGCTCATCCATCACTCGGAGTATCGGCTGTGGGACAGCAGTGAGCTGTATTTATTCTACATGCTCTGCCTGGTGCTGACCACCTTCAATAACTGCATCGACCCCTTCATTTACTATTACATCTCGGATGAGTTCAGGGACAAGGTGAGGAGCACGATTTTTTGCACGGCAGAGAACGACGGAGATTCAGGAAAAAGAACGCAGCAGTTTGGCCTGACCTGTTCCTCCTGA
- the LOC119953716 gene encoding proteinase-activated receptor 3-like, giving the protein MDLTRTLNVLAVSAILLSSADLCHSEEEFSGQIELGRGLALDPIPTKVSNNQKYVLNESGKYHLTSSITTALTPALYIIIFVIGLPTNGMAVYNLITKVQRLPSTIFLINLAAADLLLILVLPFKISYHLLGNDWLFGEGLCRAMTAFFYGNMYCSILLLTFISIDRYFALVRPFLSRRFRDNGFAVCCCLLIWLIVTASMIPFLTQQQTYLIQDLNVTTCHDVLPRELQSGYFFYYFVCLVVFEFLIPCFVTIFCYVSIIKKLMINDDKYAKAIRAMVLVLIVYLVCFTPSNIILLIHHSEYRLWDSSELYLFYMLCLVLSTFNNCIDPFIYYYISDEFRDKVRSIRWLSKVTKGAGSKKTLIHTDSSSVSKAMAPAKRV; this is encoded by the exons ATGGACCTGACTCGAACATTGAACGTTCTCGCTGTCTCAGCCATCCTGCTCTCATCTGCAGATCTCTGTCACTCAGAGGAAG AGTTCTCAGGACAAATTGAACTTGGAAGAGGTTTAGCCCTTGATCCTATTCCAACAAAGGTGTCAAACAATCAAAAGTACGTTTTAAACGAATCAGGAAAGTATCACCTAACCAGCAGCATCACCACAGCCCTGACCCCTGCCCTTTATATCATCATCTTTGTCATTGGCCTTCCAACCAATGGGATGGCTGTGTACAATCTCATCACTAAGGTCCAGCGGTTGCCATCCACCATCTTCCTGATCAACCTGGCTGCCGCCGACCTTCTGCTGATCCTGGTGCTGCCGTTCAAGATCTCCTACCACCTCCTGGGCAACGACTGGCTCTTTGGCGAGGGTCTCTGTCGGGCGATGACCGCCTTCTTCTATGGGAACATGTACTGCTCCATCCTGCTGCTCACCTTCATCAGCATCGACAGATACTTCGCTCTGGTGCGTCCATTCCTCTCCAGGCGCTTCAGGGACAATGGGTTTGCTGTTTGTTGTTGTTTGTTGATCTGGTTGATTGTCACAGCCTCCATGATACCGTTTCTCACCCAGCAGCAGACATACCTGATCCAGGACCTGAACGTCACCACCTGCCACGACGTTTTGCCAAGAGAATTGCAGTCCGGTTATTTCTTTTACTACTTTGTGTGTTTAGTTGTGTTCGAGTTCCTTATTCCTTGTTTTGTTACTATATTCTGCTATGTGTCCATAATCAAAAAGCTGATGATCAATGATGACAAATATGCGAAAGCCATAAGAGCCATGGTATTGGTGCTGATCGTGTATTTGGTCTGTTTCACTCCCAGTAACATAATCCTGCTCATCCATCACTCCGAGTATCGGCTGTGGGATAGCAGTGAGCTGTATTTATTCTACATGCTCTGCCTGGTGCTGAGCACCTTCAATAACTGCATCGACCCCTTCATTTACTATTACATCTCGGATGAGTTCAGGGACAAGGTGAGAAGTATAAGATGGCTTAGTAAGGTTACAAAGGGCGCAGGGTCCAAGAAAACACTTATTCACACAGACAGCTCATCAGTATCCAAGGCCATGGCACCCGCAAAGCGTGTTTAA